The region TTTGCTGGCAGAGGAAGAAGTAGAAGACGGTCTTGCAGACGATGACGAATAACAAACTGGCTCAGCTTATTCTTCGCATTGGACTGGGCATTAATATGCTCATGCACGGCCTTGTTCGTCTGCCCAAACTCAGCGCTTTTGTTGACAAAACGGAAGCCGGGTTTGCTGCCACCATTCTGCCAAGCCTGTTGACAAAGGCGTTCCTGTATACACTGCCATTTCTTGAACTAGCCACAGGTATTCTCATTTTGCTGGGCAGTGAGTTTACCAGGTGGGGGTACTTTCTGGGTGGGCTTATCATTGCGGCTCTTTTGTTAGGTACAACCCTGAAAGAGGACTGGAATGCGGCTGGCACGCAAATGATCTATGTCATAGCTTTTTATCTGGCGCTACGTGGACTGGACCCGGCTACACGCAATCGGTTCCGGTAGTTTTTTGCGGTCGCTTTACAACGGTTGAGAATTTGGGAGAGTCTGTACACCAAACAAACCGAGTTAGTAAATGAAATCAACGTTGTTATTAATGTCCCTTTTAACGGGCAGTATGCTCACATTTACATCCTGTAGCGAGGAAAATGTCACGACAACAGGGGCTCTCCCCTATCAGTCTTCGTTTCAACGCGATGCGGATGGCTGGGTAGCGGGCCTTACCGATTACGGAACGGATCAGGAGAGTATTATGGAATTCAAATCGGCTTGGAGAGGGCTACCGACTCCATTGGATACTACCCGTAAGTCGATTATGATCGAAAGCATGAATCGAAGCGACGATGCATTCATGTTCATTAAAAAGAAACTCACGGGCCTGACACCAAACACAGAGTATTCTTTGGTGTTCAATGTCGAATTAGCCTCCCAGTATCCCAGCAATTCAATTGGGATTGGCGGCTCACCCGGAAGCAGCGTTTTCCTTAAAGCAGGTGCCTCGGCGGTGGAGCCGGTCAGGGTGTTAAAAGATGGCTTTTACACCATCAATATCGACAAAGGAGAGCAGAACAACGATGGGAAAGATGCCATCCGAATAGGTGATATCAGCACAGGTAATTCTGAAGAAGGTTACAAGCTCATCACCCGCACAAATCAGGCTACTCCGTTCAAAGCCCGGACCAACGCCCAGGGAGAACTTTGGCTGATTGTTGGTACAGATTCCGGCTTCGAAGGATTGACAACGCTGTATTACAGTAAGATCAACGTTACGACTAAAGAGACGAAGTAAGTCAGAGCGTATAGTACACAAGAAGGCCGCTCTTCAATGAAGAGCGGCCTTCTTGTGTAAAGCCGTAACGTGTTTGGCACAATCCGGGCAATTAATTAAGCAAACGTGCCAAAGCCATCTACAGATGAACCTGTTTTTAAGGTTAGTGTCTTTACACTTATCAGTACTTTAAGATGGGGTATTATATATGGTTTTTTAGGCGCTCCAACCTCTCTATTAGTCGTCTTTTTGGGCATAAGCTTGATAAAGTTTGTTGGTCAAGCTGGTTTAGAAAGCTATGACCAGGCCAAAAAACTGAAGAATGGTTAGGAAATGCTTTGATTAAATGACACGTACGTCAAGCTTAATTAGCTGTTTCTCTTGACTCTATTTAGCCTTAGTAACACAAATTCAGGTAAGTATGACACGTATGCTACTGATTAGATTGGACAGATATTAAAATCACCGTAAGAGCCCCTCATATTGTACATTTCCGTACCTCACCTTCTTGTAGGGGTACCAGCGTAACTTGACTTTACGCTTTCGCTGGTGCATCTGGTGCGGAGTTAAATAATTCAGCGAAGCGTGCGGACGAACCGTGTTATAAGCCATAATCGCTCGTTCAATACCCTCAGTTGCTGCCGCGAAAGAAGTAAAGGTACGGCTCAGTTTGCAATCCTCTTTTAGGGACTGAAGCACGCGCTCAGCCATCGAGTTTTCGTTTGGATCACCCGACTCAGTCATACTGATGGTCGCATTCACCTGACGTAATCGTTGCACGTACGCCCAGGAGCAGTATTGGACGCCCCGATCGGAATGGTGGATCAACGACTGGCTGATATCTTTCCGGGCTAACAAAGCCATATTCAGTGACCTTAAAGCTCCCTGAGCATGCATCGTCTTCTCAAAAGACCAACCCACGATCTTTCGTGAAAAAGCATCCATAATGATGTACAGATACGCATAAGTCGGACCCACTGAGATATACGTCAGGTCGCTCACCCACAGCTCATTAGCTCGAGAAGGAATCACATTTTTGACCTTGTTAGGGTATTTAAAATGCGTATGATTCGATTGAGTTGTCGTGACCTTCTGGGCCTTTCGTTTCGCCAACATGCCGTTCTCTTTCAACAGCGCATGCAAGCGATCCCGGCCCAGCTTGATACGATGCCGGGTTAAAAATACTTGCATTTCATGATGGAGTTTGTGGGTGCCCATGCCTGGAATGTCACGGCGTATTCGCCTGACTTCCTGTAAGATAGCATCCGTCTGAAATCCCACCTTCTCCTGTCGCCGGGTAGCCGCATACCAGGCTTGTCTCACTCGGCCAAACAGCTTACAAATTACCTCCATGCCCACTAAGGGGTAGCGACGAGTTAATTTTTCGGCCGCCTGGCGCCAGGCTTTTTTACGATTGGGATGTTAAATTGCTCTTCAGCAATCTGGATCACCGTTTGGTAGGCCTCAGCCTGTAAGCGGAGAAACTGATTCTCCTTCTCCATGTCAGCTAGTTTGCGTTCCAGCGTTTTGACATAATCCGCGTCTCGTTTCATGGTTTTTCGGCGGTTTTGGGGTTGTAAAAGGGGAAGTAAGCGGAGTCTGAAGTAGTTGCGGTTAAGACGGCGCAGCTCTTTCAGGGGGATGCCCAAGGTTTCTTCCAGTTCGGAGGCCTGGACTCGTTCGGCGCGGTAGGCTTCGACGACCTTCCATCGAAATAGGTGTCGAGTTTTCTTTTTCTTATAGCCTAATAAATCATTAAGATGCGTATTCATACTGGATTTTGACTAGATTTTCCAGTAGCATACGACAGGAATAACGATAGAATTAAATATACTTTCCTAAAAATATCGACTATATTATAGCAAATTATACCAACCAAACTCTACTCACCAATACTAGTAGTTGCATCAAATACCTTGGGAAGGCGGCAATCTGCCGGGTTTATACATTACCAAGCACCGGATATTTTAGAAAGTCTAATTAACCCGATTTCAGGTAATGATGAGTATCCGCCAGACGTTGGGCGCTGGGCATAGTCTGTGACTATGTCCGAGTGTTGTCCGGTCTAAGACCGGTTCGTTAGGCTGTTCAGTAAACGCTGGTCGGCGACCGGCTGGCGTACCGACATAGTCACAGGCTATGCCGATCAGCTCATTATAACGATAGCTTTCGTCTTCAGAAGAAGAGGGTGTGTAATCCTGACATTCGTTCAGTAGCGGATCGACTAGCGGTAGTGAAATACCCGAAAGTTTCCGATATTTGTCCAACCTGCCCGGAACGTACCCACCCGGCAGATTGTTAAAAATATGTTGCCGTGGTGCAAAAACCACGCAATTAACCGAGACTATGAGCAAGGACGCGGATATTTTAGAAAGCATAACTAACTCCGAATATAAGTACGGATTCGAGACACTGATTGAAGCTGACGAAGCTCCTGTAGGCCTTGATGAAAGCACAATTCGTTTCATTTCTGCCAAAAAGAACGAACCCGACTGGCTCCTTGAGAATCGTCTGAAGGCGTTCCGGATGTGGCAGGAAATGACCGAGCCCAAATGGCCCAATGTTAGTTATCCCAAGATAGACTACCAGGCCATCAAATATTACTCTGCCCCGAAACAAAAGAAAACCGTTAACTCGCTCGACGAGATCGACCCCGAACTGCTGGATACATTCAACCGGCTCGGCATTTCGCTTGTCGAACAGAAACGGTTAGCTGGCGTCGTTGACTCCAGCCCCCTGGATACTGCTCCGGGCGACCGTCCTCGGGTGGCCGTCGATGCCGTTATGGATTCGGTGTCAGTAGCGACGACCTTTAAAAAAGACCTGGCCGAACGCGGCATCATCTTCTGTTCTATTTCGGAAGCCGTTCATGAGCACCCCGAATTAGTAAAGAAATACATGGGTTCGGTAGTGCCCGCTAAGGACAATTATTTCGCGGCCCTGAACGCGGCTGTTTTCACCGACGGCTCGTTCTGTTACATTCCAAAGGGCGTTCGCTGCCCGATGGAGCTGTCGACTTACTTCCGCATCAATGCGGCTGGTACGGGTCAGTTCGAACGCACGCTTATTGTTGCCGACGAAGGCTCGTATGTGAGTTACCTCGAAGGCTGCACAGCTCCCATGCGTGACGAAAACCAGCTTCACGCAGCCGTTGTTGAGTTAGTTGCGATGGGCAATGCCGAAATCAAGTACTCAACGGTACAGAACTGGTACCCCGGTGATAAAGACGGCAAAGGCGGTATTTATAACTTCGTAACCAAACGGGGCATCTGCGATGGCCCGAATGCCAAAATTTCCTGGACACAGGTCGAAACAGGCTCTTCCATTACCTGGAAATATCCGTCGGTTATTCTGAAAGGCGACAATTCCATTGGTGAGTTCTATTCGGTGGCCGTTACCAACAACATGCAGCAGGCCGATACGGGTACTAAAATGATCCATATTGGCAAAAACACCAAGAGCCGGATTGTATCGAAAGGTATTTCGGCGGGCAAAAGCCAGAACTCTTACCGGGGTCTGGTACAGGTGATGAAACGCGCCGAAAATGCCCGCAACTACTCACAATGCGATTCGCTGCTGCTGGGTGATAAATGCGGTGCGCACACGTTCCCTTATCTGGAAGTGAGCAATCCATCGGCCACGGTCGAACACGAAGCAACGACTTCGAAAATCGGCGAAGATCAGCTGTTTTATTGCAACCAGCGCGGTATACCTACCGAACAGGCCGTGGCACTGATCATCAACGGATACGCCAAGGAAGTGCTGAACCAACTCCCGATGGAATTTGCGGTAGAAGCGCAAAAGCTTCTGGCCATCAGCCTGGAAGGTAGCGTTGGTTAATTGGTGACGTTTCAGTTTTAACTATATTGAAGCCCTTACGGAAATGTAGGGGCTTTTTTTATAGACCATACCATGAAAAAATTCGAACACCTCGTTCTAGACGTAGCCTCCACTGGTTTCTGGAACAATAAAATTGATACACAGGAGTTGACAGAGAAACTAAACCAACTTGGCAGGGAAGGTTGGGAGTTGGCATCAATGGTCGATGTAAACCAACATCAGGGAGCGACAAAAGGACTGCTGGCTACCCTAAAGCGGGAGTTAACCAATTGATATAGAAGCCTCTTAGACAACCAGCTTTCATGCGTAGGAAACAGACCGGATCAACTTTTGGCTGCATAATCGCTAACGATCATGCTTAAAAT is a window of Spirosoma linguale DSM 74 DNA encoding:
- a CDS encoding DoxX family protein (PFAM: DoxX family protein), with the translated sequence MTNNKLAQLILRIGLGINMLMHGLVRLPKLSAFVDKTEAGFAATILPSLLTKAFLYTLPFLELATGILILLGSEFTRWGYFLGGLIIAALLLGTTLKEDWNAAGTQMIYVIAFYLALRGLDPATRNRFR
- a CDS encoding putative lipoprotein (KEGG: cja:CJA_0033 putative lipoprotein); translation: MKSTLLLMSLLTGSMLTFTSCSEENVTTTGALPYQSSFQRDADGWVAGLTDYGTDQESIMEFKSAWRGLPTPLDTTRKSIMIESMNRSDDAFMFIKKKLTGLTPNTEYSLVFNVELASQYPSNSIGIGGSPGSSVFLKAGASAVEPVRVLKDGFYTINIDKGEQNNDGKDAIRIGDISTGNSEEGYKLITRTNQATPFKARTNAQGELWLIVGTDSGFEGLTTLYYSKINVTTKETK
- a CDS encoding Integrase catalytic region (PFAM: Integrase catalytic region~KEGG: yen:YE3292 putative transposase for insertion element IS1669); its protein translation is MEVICKLFGRVRQAWYAATRRQEKVGFQTDAILQEVRRIRRDIPGMGTHKLHHEMQVFLTRHRIKLGRDRLHALLKENGMLAKRKAQKVTTTQSNHTHFKYPNKVKNVIPSRANELWVSDLTYISVGPTYAYLYIIMDAFSRKIVGWSFEKTMHAQGALRSLNMALLARKDISQSLIHHSDRGVQYCSWAYVQRLRQVNATISMTESGDPNENSMAERVLQSLKEDCKLSRTFTSFAAATEGIERAIMAYNTVRPHASLNYLTPHQMHQRKRKVKLRWYPYKKVRYGNVQYEGLLR
- a CDS encoding FeS assembly protein SufB (TIGRFAM: FeS assembly protein SufB~PFAM: SufBD protein~KEGG: cbg:CbuG_0651 cysteine desulfurase activator complex subunit SufB) — its product is MSKDADILESITNSEYKYGFETLIEADEAPVGLDESTIRFISAKKNEPDWLLENRLKAFRMWQEMTEPKWPNVSYPKIDYQAIKYYSAPKQKKTVNSLDEIDPELLDTFNRLGISLVEQKRLAGVVDSSPLDTAPGDRPRVAVDAVMDSVSVATTFKKDLAERGIIFCSISEAVHEHPELVKKYMGSVVPAKDNYFAALNAAVFTDGSFCYIPKGVRCPMELSTYFRINAAGTGQFERTLIVADEGSYVSYLEGCTAPMRDENQLHAAVVELVAMGNAEIKYSTVQNWYPGDKDGKGGIYNFVTKRGICDGPNAKISWTQVETGSSITWKYPSVILKGDNSIGEFYSVAVTNNMQQADTGTKMIHIGKNTKSRIVSKGISAGKSQNSYRGLVQVMKRAENARNYSQCDSLLLGDKCGAHTFPYLEVSNPSATVEHEATTSKIGEDQLFYCNQRGIPTEQAVALIINGYAKEVLNQLPMEFAVEAQKLLAISLEGSVG